Below is a genomic region from Pseudochaenichthys georgianus chromosome 13, fPseGeo1.2, whole genome shotgun sequence.
CAAAAAGAAATCCCCTTGTGTATATACACCATATCTGTGTTCATCATTACCTCAATCTGTTAGTGTTCAGAGATTTGCCACCCCCTCTCAGAGGGCTGTCTGGATGAGTAGCTGTAGACGGTTGATGGATGTCTTGACAGCATCGGCTGAAACTGGGGTTGTGTTTGGGGAAGTAGCACCATCTGTTGAGGCTGCAGAGGCTGAGGGTAGGCCATGTAGTCAGAGTTCCTCGAGTACACATACCTCGCTGGACCTTTTTCTTCCGACTGCACATTGCAACAAATAAAAATGCATCCTCCAGCGAAAAAGAAAGCGGAGGCCATCCAGCCAATGTAGAGAGCCTCTCCAAGCTCCCTGCGCTGAGCGTCAatcagcagcgggttgtagaaGTCCCTGATGATGACGTGACCTGTCCAGGACACGGGGATGATAACGCAGATGCAAGCCATTAGGACCAGGCTTCCTGCAATGATGAGGACCAGCCGCTTAGCCCGGTCGTTGTTTTGGATGCATGACGTGCACTGAAGCCCCACCAGGCTGATTAGAAGACCAAGACCACCCAGTGCCAGAGAGCAGCACATTAGCCCCCTCGCTGCCTGCAGATCAGGGGGCAGAGCCAGGAGAGAGTCATACACCTTACACTGCATTCTGATGTCGGCCTGACGATAACAATTCATCCACAGACCCTCAAAGCGGGTTTCAAACACAATGATGTTCTCCCCAATGAAGGCTGTGACTCGCCACATCGGCATCCCAGTGCTGGCTGCTGCCCCGATCAGCCCGACCAGGGTCAAGATCAGAGCCACTAGCTCCAGTGCGGAGTTGGCCATGCTTTCCTCCTCTTATTCCTCCAAACTCATGCGTTCAATAATGTGTGGACACAGTGTGACTATAGAAGGGAAGAAGTCGATGGAGTGTATTTGCATCCCAGTGGAGGAGGGAGGAGCAGGTCGTGTTCACCTGTTCTGCCTCCTCCCTGTGGACAGGACACTATGGGAGGGGTGGTAAATGCAACAGGTTGCCAGGAAACTGAATACCCCAGgccatttattttctttgtacACCTACCCCAGGAGATTCTGTAAGCTGCCACCTTGGGTATTCAGAAGTCTCGATTTACATTCTCAGATCACGTTTTACAGGGAaaataaaaactaaaatgggGTGTTTATTTACAAGAGCGGGATTTTTAAATTCATCAAATTGTTACTAGCTGTGACTTAATGTTAACGTTATACTAGTTATAAAAGAGCATTGAGAAACATCATATTTGTTTATATTAGTGTGTCTTTTATCATGGGATAGGGGTAATACTTGTGTACCAATGTGTCACTGTCAGTATTGGATATCTTTTGTTGGTcccttgtgtgtgtctgtgctcaggAAATGGCTAGCAGTTGGAGCTCTGGCttgtttgaaatgaaatatctTGGCTGGTTTGCTGTGTGGGTGGACCTGTGAGGACAGTCTGGTTTTACCAGTTAAATAACATTTACACTGACGACAATGGAAACAACATACCAACCTTCCACTTACACACCGGTGAGATAAATGGGTGCAGTTTCAGTAGGACGCCTCATTGTATTAGGCAACAGAAGACAAAAATACAACTTATTTTTGTTAACATTATCCCTTTATTGAAAACCACAAAAGCCATTTTATGTCATAatttaatttttaaaaaaaaggttcATTCACAACAGAAACTCAGCAGTAAACACAATCATAGGGATGTATATTATCTGAAGGCCTAGTGcgtcctttgttctcaaagagCATGTCAGAGGCAGTTAGGACAGTGATATCAGTCCCTTTTGTATTACGCTGTTACAGATGAAATACTTTTGAATGACTGATATCATTTAGTGTTAACTACACATATGTCAACAAACAATACATACAGTAATTCAGCACAATGCATGATGATCAAAACACAATCGGTTCAATAATGAATTTCCACCTCAGTAATAAAAGTGGCCCTCTTTGAGGAAGTAATAAAAGATTTGTCCATTTCCAGTGACGGGCTTTGGTCCTATTAGTCCGTTAAAACTCATTCAAATGTGCCAagtctttaaaaacaaaatagtcCAAAAAGATCTTGAATTTCCTTACTAGTACTGACTTGGTGTGTATGCCACAGACCCAGGTGGGGGTACTGAGTAGGCAGGCTGGTAGCCAGGCTGGTAGCCAGGCTGGTAGGTGTAAGATGGCTGGTAGGAGTAAGCAGGCTGATAAGCGTATCCAGGCTGGTAGATATTTCCATTGTTGTATACAATCCTCTCATCTGATTCCTGTGTGCGGGGAGCGTGACGGCACAGCAGGATCACTCCCGCAGTGAAAAGCAAAGCCGAAGTCACCCAGCCGATGTAAAGAGCCTCACCGAGCTCCCTGCGCTGGGCATCGATCAGCAGAGGGTTGTAGAAATCCCTGATGATGACATGGGCGGTCCAGGACACAGGGATTATGCTAGTGAGGCAGGCCAGAAGGAACAGACAGCCCCCAGCCACAAGAACAATATGCTTGGTGCGAGCCCGATGGTCCACAATTTTGGTACATTTCATTCCAACTGCTGAAACGACGAGGGCGAAGCAGGACAGGGCCACAGCGCTGCACATCAGACCCCTGGCAGCCTGGAGGTCCGGGGGCAGAAACAGTAGAGAATCGTACACCTTGCACTGCATTCTGATATTGGCTTGTCTGTAGCAGTTCATCCACAAACCTTCCCACCGAGTCTCCATGACAATGATGTTCTCTTCTATGAACGCTGTTACCTTCCACATCGGCAGGCCCGTCACAGCTGCCACTCCAATGAGTCCAATGAAGCCGATGATGAGGGCCACTACCTCACAACAGATGGCATCCCTACGGTCCTTCTTCTCAACTCTCCTTTTTTCCTCTTCTACAGAATCTTGATAATCGGCATATGTCTTGGCCTGCTTCTCATCGTAGTAAGAGCCTGCGTAAGATTGAGGCGGCTTGCTGTAACCACTGTAAGCAGTGTAAGTGGCCATTGCTACCACAGAGAGCCAAGGATAGACCTTTGGCTGTTCCCTGCCGGCTCTGGAAAGAAATCTGAGGAGAAAAGCAAGTCAAGGAACTTATACACCCAGAAAAAGATGCTAAGTATGCAATGCAATCTTACTGGTTGAGCTGCTTCACAGCCAGATACATGGGAACACAACAGAGAGTGGcgcttctttgaaatgcaaatgCAATCACCCGACAAACAATCAACCATTTGGTCTCATAAGTAGATTTAATCAAAAACAGATGGAATCACTTTATGAAGTAACTTTTGATCCAAGCAGGTTGATCAAAGCATTTTTTGAAATATGGTCAAGTTTGAGACATTTCAACACCACTTTAATACTACATTGaacaatattttaaatgtatttattaatgaTGGTTCATAATCTAAACAGAAAACTTGCTAGCGAAAGCGTTACTATACATGAAAATACATAGTCTAGAATCTCCTAAGTGTCACCAGTTAGGAGCTAAGACTTGCTTGATAACATGTGTGGTGTTGCCAGAGCGGGGATCGGCTCACGTAAAAGGCGTCAGGGGTCTGCGGCGATGTCTGCAACCCCCCTCATACAGGTCTCTGTCTAAAACAATTAGTATGAAATCTAATTTTGGATACACATGTTGTCAAACAAAGAGTCCACATTGTGTCTTTTTTTAGAATAGTTGAGAATCCGTTGTCTCTCAGACTGTAATCTGATAGGATGATCTCAGAGATGTCAAACTGCCTCCTCCTTCAAATGTAACCTGAGGCGATAAAAAGGTGTTGAGCATAGAAACCCAAGTAG
It encodes:
- the cldn8.1 gene encoding claudin-8; the encoded protein is MANSALELVALILTLVGLIGAAASTGMPMWRVTAFIGENIIVFETRFEGLWMNCYRQADIRMQCKVYDSLLALPPDLQAARGLMCCSLALGGLGLLISLVGLQCTSCIQNNDRAKRLVLIIAGSLVLMACICVIIPVSWTGHVIIRDFYNPLLIDAQRRELGEALYIGWMASAFFFAGGCIFICCNVQSEEKGPARYVYSRNSDYMAYPQPLQPQQMVLLPQTQPQFQPMLSRHPSTVYSYSSRQPSERGWQISEH
- the LOC117457370 gene encoding claudin-8-like; translated protein: MATYTAYSGYSKPPQSYAGSYYDEKQAKTYADYQDSVEEEKRRVEKKDRRDAICCEVVALIIGFIGLIGVAAVTGLPMWKVTAFIEENIIVMETRWEGLWMNCYRQANIRMQCKVYDSLLFLPPDLQAARGLMCSAVALSCFALVVSAVGMKCTKIVDHRARTKHIVLVAGGCLFLLACLTSIIPVSWTAHVIIRDFYNPLLIDAQRRELGEALYIGWVTSALLFTAGVILLCRHAPRTQESDERIVYNNGNIYQPGYAYQPAYSYQPSYTYQPGYQPGYQPAYSVPPPGSVAYTPSQY